One genomic region from Haloprofundus salinisoli encodes:
- a CDS encoding class II aldolase/adducin family protein produces the protein MSNDSLNSADAQDERQAIADYGRKMLEQGLTKGTGGNISSLVDGSFMAISPSGVPYEEITAQDVPVLNFDEDVVLGEKKPSAEHSMHMQVYRERDDVGGVIHNHSPYATTFATINEPIPASHYLIAFAGKEVPVASYETYGTEELGTLAVETLSDQYNACLLQNHGVLAVGDDVASAFETALMVEYCARIQYQSLAIGEPTLIPDDEIEHLQEKFKGYGQNK, from the coding sequence ATGAGCAACGACAGCCTCAACAGCGCAGACGCACAGGACGAACGGCAAGCAATCGCGGACTACGGCCGCAAGATGCTCGAGCAAGGACTCACCAAGGGCACTGGCGGAAACATCAGTTCCCTCGTCGACGGATCATTCATGGCCATCAGCCCTTCGGGAGTTCCCTACGAAGAGATTACTGCCCAGGATGTCCCCGTCCTCAACTTCGACGAGGACGTGGTTCTCGGGGAAAAGAAACCGTCTGCAGAGCACTCGATGCATATGCAGGTATACCGCGAGCGCGACGACGTCGGCGGCGTCATCCACAACCACTCGCCGTATGCGACGACGTTCGCAACCATCAACGAACCAATCCCCGCCTCGCACTACCTCATTGCGTTTGCGGGAAAGGAAGTCCCTGTCGCCTCGTACGAAACGTACGGTACCGAGGAACTCGGGACGCTCGCCGTCGAGACGCTCAGTGACCAGTACAACGCGTGTCTCCTCCAGAACCACGGTGTGCTCGCCGTTGGCGACGACGTCGCCTCGGCGTTCGAGACCGCGCTCATGGTCGAGTACTGCGCTCGGATACAGTACCAGTCGCTGGCCATCGGCGAACCGACTCTCATTCCCGA
- a CDS encoding 2-hydroxyacid dehydrogenase: MKTLITANFQDESLARLRDGLGMDVEYMPIAERDGRLPEDEFREHLRDTNVLIVGYEGVPAELLDEAADLQLIACTRGGPDANVDIEAATDRGIPVLYAPGRNAVSVADFTWGQILSAMRNIAHAHHLLHTGTYTGDPQSDAAGGGSREDVTWGMGRDSPYVTLKGPELAGKTVGIAGMGAVGREVAKRARGFEVDLLGYDPYIDAKEMAQYDAEKVDLDDLLRRSDVVTVHVPVTDSTRGLIDANEFETMKESAYFINNARGAIINQEALLEQLRSGGIRGAALDVYDMEPIPDDHPLLDLDNVVTTPHLAGAAEEVIERHSKMLVDDIEAILNSEQPSHVANEEALS, encoded by the coding sequence ATGAAAACACTCATTACAGCGAACTTCCAGGACGAATCGCTCGCACGGCTCCGAGACGGACTGGGGATGGACGTGGAGTACATGCCCATCGCCGAGCGCGATGGGCGACTGCCCGAAGACGAGTTTCGAGAACATCTTCGCGACACGAACGTACTCATCGTGGGCTACGAGGGTGTTCCGGCGGAACTCCTCGACGAGGCAGCTGACCTCCAATTAATCGCGTGCACTCGGGGTGGACCGGATGCGAACGTGGACATCGAGGCTGCGACCGACCGTGGCATTCCAGTTCTGTATGCACCGGGTCGAAATGCCGTCAGCGTCGCGGATTTCACGTGGGGCCAGATACTGAGCGCGATGCGGAACATCGCCCACGCTCACCACCTCCTGCACACTGGGACGTACACCGGAGACCCCCAAAGTGACGCTGCCGGTGGTGGGTCGCGCGAGGACGTAACGTGGGGGATGGGACGGGACTCGCCGTATGTGACGTTGAAGGGTCCTGAGCTCGCGGGAAAAACCGTTGGAATCGCCGGTATGGGTGCGGTCGGACGCGAAGTAGCGAAGCGCGCCCGAGGATTCGAGGTCGACCTTCTCGGATACGATCCCTATATCGACGCCAAGGAGATGGCCCAGTACGATGCTGAGAAAGTAGATCTCGACGACCTGCTCAGACGAAGCGATGTCGTCACCGTCCACGTTCCCGTCACCGACAGTACGCGGGGACTCATCGACGCCAACGAGTTCGAGACGATGAAAGAGAGCGCGTACTTCATCAACAACGCCCGGGGCGCAATTATCAACCAGGAGGCGCTTCTCGAACAGCTTCGTTCGGGTGGCATCCGCGGCGCCGCCCTCGACGTCTACGACATGGAACCGATTCCCGACGACCACCCGCTCCTCGACCTAGACAACGTCGTCACGACGCCGCACCTCGCCGGTGCGGCCGAGGAGGTCATCGAGCGACACTCGAAGATGCTTGTCGACGATATCGAGGCAATTCTCAACAGTGAGCAGCCCAGCCACGTCGCCAACGAAGAAGCGCTCTCATAG
- a CDS encoding FGGY-family carbohydrate kinase, which produces MGKVLIGIDAGTTVLKSVAFSLDGEAICHSSAENAVERPEPGWAEQSMTTTWKKTAQTISEVVDQLDDEDEILALGVTGQGDGCWLVDENGDPVRPAILWSDSRAGKIVQRWQDDGVSERVYDICGGTQFPGSSLVILNWLRENESENYENAATVFYCKDWLKYKLTDELTTDPSDASLPYVDVESGEYSDEVLEIVEMPEIKELRPRLSSGTDVVGTVTQSAAVETGLPAETPVVSGFIDVAASAFGSGAALPGEGSSVVGTTSLNQTILDEPPAGDERTGIALTLGVEGGLWTKFMASMTGTPNLDWAIKEIMDKSEFNLIEEEVEEIPVGSDGIIYHPFLSSAGERAPFVNPNARAEFIGLNQEHTQAHLVRAVYEGISLAMRDCYSHLPYDADEIYLSGGGANSNFWCQMFADCLNATIIVPNGSEFGAKGAALLAGVGVDEFDDLQTAVKDTTSVAKAFEPNPEKVRQYRRWYDVYTDAYEALFDIWDERVEALEDLRYMAKEGAHHPSKKSVTGKDTVG; this is translated from the coding sequence ATGGGGAAAGTGCTCATCGGCATCGACGCCGGTACGACAGTTCTCAAGTCGGTTGCATTCTCCCTCGACGGTGAGGCGATTTGCCACAGTAGCGCCGAAAACGCCGTCGAACGTCCGGAACCGGGATGGGCGGAGCAATCGATGACGACGACCTGGAAGAAGACCGCACAGACGATAAGCGAAGTCGTCGACCAACTCGACGACGAAGACGAGATACTCGCGCTGGGTGTGACGGGACAAGGCGACGGCTGTTGGCTTGTCGATGAGAATGGAGACCCAGTCCGACCTGCCATCCTCTGGTCGGATAGCCGCGCGGGTAAAATCGTACAGCGGTGGCAAGACGATGGAGTCTCCGAACGCGTCTACGACATCTGCGGCGGAACGCAGTTCCCCGGAAGTAGTCTGGTGATACTAAACTGGCTTCGGGAGAACGAATCGGAGAACTACGAGAACGCAGCCACGGTGTTTTACTGTAAAGATTGGTTGAAGTACAAACTCACAGACGAGCTTACGACCGACCCAAGCGACGCATCGCTTCCGTACGTCGACGTCGAGAGCGGTGAGTACTCCGACGAGGTGTTAGAAATCGTCGAGATGCCCGAAATCAAAGAATTGCGACCGCGTTTGAGTAGCGGGACGGACGTCGTCGGAACCGTCACGCAAAGCGCCGCGGTCGAAACGGGACTCCCTGCGGAGACACCGGTCGTCTCCGGGTTCATCGACGTCGCCGCCTCCGCGTTCGGCAGCGGCGCCGCGCTACCCGGCGAAGGTTCCTCTGTGGTGGGAACTACGTCGCTGAATCAGACGATTCTCGACGAACCGCCAGCGGGCGACGAACGAACCGGCATCGCACTCACGCTGGGCGTCGAAGGGGGACTCTGGACGAAGTTCATGGCGTCGATGACGGGGACACCGAACCTCGACTGGGCGATCAAAGAGATCATGGATAAATCCGAGTTCAACCTCATCGAAGAGGAGGTCGAGGAAATTCCAGTCGGATCCGACGGTATCATCTACCATCCGTTTCTGAGTTCGGCGGGTGAACGCGCCCCGTTCGTGAATCCGAACGCGCGCGCAGAGTTCATCGGGCTGAACCAAGAACACACACAGGCCCACCTCGTCAGGGCGGTGTACGAGGGAATTTCACTCGCCATGCGGGACTGCTACTCGCATCTCCCGTACGACGCCGATGAAATCTATCTCAGCGGCGGTGGGGCGAACTCGAACTTCTGGTGTCAGATGTTCGCCGACTGCCTGAATGCGACGATTATCGTCCCGAACGGCTCGGAGTTCGGCGCCAAGGGTGCGGCGTTGCTCGCCGGCGTCGGCGTCGACGAGTTCGACGATTTACAGACCGCCGTCAAAGACACAACCTCGGTGGCGAAAGCATTCGAACCAAATCCCGAAAAGGTCCGCCAGTACCGCCGCTGGTACGACGTCTACACGGACGCGTACGAGGCGTTGTTCGACATCTGGGACGAGCGAGTCGAGGCGCTCGAAGACCTCCGATACATGGCGAAGGAGGGCGCTCACCACCCGTCGAAGAAGTCCGTGACTGGAAAAGATACGGTTGGGTAG
- a CDS encoding inositol monophosphatase family protein codes for MPSRETIVVDAATAGADYSLEHFRTTLAVEEKSRKTDLVTDVDRMTQRHIVSVIEGEFPDDEIVGEEGNERKTVPEEGYAWIIDPIDGTQNFVHRIPQWVTSVAVVHDSEPISCVNVAPALDDRYRSTAAGTARDGQAVSVSERTDPETFLVAPTLPWRTSDSAVVGSLSRTLIERFGEVRRTGSAQLSLSMVACGALDATVAFDPSPNPWDTVAGAHHVTQAGGVATDLDGNSWGPGSEGILASNGTDHDAVVDAVRAALTETS; via the coding sequence ATGCCCTCAAGAGAGACGATAGTAGTCGATGCGGCCACGGCCGGAGCGGACTACTCACTCGAACATTTCCGAACTACGCTTGCCGTCGAAGAGAAATCGAGAAAGACAGATTTAGTCACTGATGTCGACCGGATGACCCAGCGACACATCGTCTCGGTGATCGAAGGCGAGTTTCCCGACGACGAAATCGTCGGAGAAGAAGGCAACGAGCGAAAAACAGTCCCCGAAGAGGGGTACGCCTGGATAATCGATCCCATCGACGGAACGCAGAATTTCGTTCACCGGATTCCGCAATGGGTAACGAGCGTCGCCGTCGTTCACGATTCTGAGCCGATTAGCTGTGTCAACGTTGCACCCGCCCTCGACGACCGGTATCGATCGACCGCAGCTGGTACTGCACGCGATGGGCAGGCTGTCTCGGTGAGCGAGCGAACGGACCCCGAAACGTTCCTCGTGGCGCCGACGCTCCCGTGGCGGACATCCGACAGTGCAGTTGTCGGGTCTCTCTCACGAACCCTCATTGAACGGTTCGGCGAAGTCCGTCGAACCGGGTCGGCACAACTGTCGCTCTCGATGGTCGCCTGCGGCGCTCTGGATGCGACCGTCGCGTTCGACCCGTCCCCGAACCCGTGGGACACCGTCGCCGGTGCGCACCACGTTACGCAAGCAGGCGGTGTAGCAACTGATTTAGACGGGAATTCGTGGGGTCCAGGTAGCGAAGGAATTCTCGCGTCTAATGGAACTGACCACGATGCGGTCGTCGATGCCGTCCGAGCAGCGCTCACAGAAACCTCTTAA